From a single Microbacterium murale genomic region:
- a CDS encoding PucR family transcriptional regulator has translation MISPVPAPTSDAAYSKHASPARPTLERMLDELGSTFLTPLTSVQDASRRIGGAVVFDPLDDQAIADGAVILGVGLSDGPTLRDVLARLGSRGASAFVLREPVLVDDATVLVAREHDVALLGLTRGASWTQLSAMVSALLTAPDESRADTTIAGLPGGDLFTLANAVGALLNAPITIEDRNSRVLAFSSRQGEADLSRIETILERQVPEKYSRLLAEAGFFKELYSSEEPVFIELRSAETPIQPRVAVAVRAGDEILGSIWAAVPGPLSTERTAALREASKVVALHLLSIRAGADVTRRMRADLLSTALEGGEGAAYALERLGISDEPVAVFAAGMLAADDGNLDEASDRQARRQHVADAIAVHLAAVHPRACAALLGGTIYGLLPVQSSETGEAQAARLGNDFVTRIGRGSGVAIGIGRVASGPRSLVSSRDGAERALRVLQEQASPARVALFSDVHVESLLLEMRDRFGSAGEQATGPVARLFAHDKDNDTEFIETLRVWLDSMGDVSSAAEHLHIHPNTFRYRLRRLAEVGDMDLTDADVRFAAQLQLRIVPELVRRGSPLGAGEH, from the coding sequence ATGATCAGTCCCGTTCCCGCGCCCACGAGCGACGCCGCATACTCGAAGCACGCCTCTCCAGCGAGGCCGACGCTGGAGCGCATGCTCGATGAACTCGGATCGACATTCCTCACGCCGCTCACGTCGGTGCAGGACGCGTCGAGGCGGATCGGCGGAGCCGTCGTCTTCGACCCCCTTGACGATCAGGCGATCGCTGACGGCGCGGTGATCCTCGGAGTCGGGCTCTCGGACGGGCCGACTCTCCGTGACGTGCTCGCGCGATTGGGAAGCCGGGGGGCGAGTGCCTTCGTGCTGCGCGAGCCCGTGCTGGTCGACGACGCCACGGTGCTCGTGGCGCGTGAGCATGACGTGGCGCTCCTCGGCCTCACGCGCGGGGCATCCTGGACTCAACTCAGCGCGATGGTGAGTGCGCTCTTGACAGCGCCCGATGAATCACGCGCCGACACGACGATCGCAGGACTGCCCGGCGGCGACCTGTTCACTCTCGCGAACGCAGTGGGGGCTCTGCTGAATGCACCCATCACGATCGAGGATCGCAACTCCCGCGTCCTGGCATTCTCGAGTCGTCAGGGTGAGGCCGACCTCTCGCGCATCGAGACGATTCTCGAGCGGCAGGTGCCGGAGAAGTATTCGCGACTGCTCGCAGAAGCCGGATTCTTCAAGGAGTTGTACTCCTCGGAGGAGCCGGTGTTCATCGAACTGCGGTCTGCGGAGACGCCCATCCAGCCCCGTGTCGCGGTCGCTGTGCGTGCAGGAGACGAGATCCTCGGATCGATCTGGGCCGCAGTACCGGGTCCGCTGAGCACGGAGCGCACTGCTGCGCTTCGCGAAGCGTCCAAGGTCGTGGCGCTTCATCTGCTGAGCATCCGTGCCGGCGCCGACGTCACGCGCCGCATGCGTGCCGATCTGCTGAGCACGGCCCTCGAGGGCGGCGAAGGCGCCGCGTACGCACTCGAGCGTTTGGGCATCTCCGATGAGCCTGTCGCGGTGTTCGCAGCGGGGATGCTCGCGGCCGACGACGGAAACCTCGACGAGGCGAGCGACCGTCAGGCGCGCAGACAGCATGTGGCTGACGCCATCGCCGTGCACCTCGCCGCCGTGCATCCGAGGGCGTGCGCCGCGCTGCTCGGGGGCACGATCTACGGGTTGCTGCCCGTGCAATCGTCCGAGACGGGTGAAGCGCAGGCAGCGCGCCTCGGTAACGACTTCGTCACTCGGATCGGCCGCGGTTCCGGCGTGGCCATCGGCATCGGACGGGTAGCGAGCGGTCCGCGCAGTCTCGTCTCATCCAGAGACGGCGCCGAGCGTGCTCTGCGAGTGCTGCAGGAACAGGCATCCCCGGCGAGGGTCGCGCTCTTCAGCGATGTGCACGTCGAGTCGTTGCTGCTGGAGATGCGGGATCGCTTCGGATCGGCCGGTGAGCAGGCCACCGGTCCCGTCGCTCGGCTGTTCGCTCATGACAAGGACAACGACACCGAGTTCATCGAGACGCTGCGCGTCTGGCTCGACAGCATGGGAGACGTCTCGAGCGCCGCAGAGCACCTGCACATCCACCCCAACACGTTCCGCTACCGACTTCGCAGGCTCGCGGAGGTCGGCGATATGGACCTCACTGACGCCGATGTTCGTTTCGCCGCGCAGCTTCAATTGCGCATCGTGCCCGAGCTCGTGCGCCGTGGATCACCTCTTGGTGCCGGGGAGCATTGA
- a CDS encoding alpha/beta fold hydrolase, with the protein MATFALIHGGGSTAWDWHLVTPLLESVGHEVFAVDLPIEDPGAGLEDYADAVATAVGTRDRVIVVGHSLGGFTAPLAAEALRADGLVYFASMIPAPGESFMEWWSNTGHDLESIDDDEAVSFFNGVPEPLAEEARRRERDQQGDWMSRPWPGAHLPTIPTMAVLCTEDQFFPATFMRRQIRERLGIEPIEVPGGHYATLSHPDAVAEALNAFAVETVITSVGE; encoded by the coding sequence ATGGCGACCTTCGCACTGATCCACGGAGGCGGTTCGACTGCCTGGGACTGGCACCTCGTCACTCCTCTGCTCGAGAGCGTCGGCCACGAGGTGTTCGCCGTCGACCTTCCCATCGAGGACCCGGGCGCCGGACTCGAGGACTATGCGGATGCTGTGGCCACAGCGGTCGGAACGAGGGATCGCGTCATCGTCGTCGGTCATTCGCTGGGCGGCTTCACTGCTCCACTCGCCGCCGAAGCACTGCGCGCCGACGGGCTCGTCTATTTCGCGAGCATGATCCCGGCGCCGGGCGAGAGCTTCATGGAATGGTGGTCCAACACGGGCCACGACCTCGAGTCGATCGATGACGACGAGGCCGTGTCCTTCTTCAACGGCGTGCCCGAGCCGCTCGCCGAGGAAGCGCGCCGGAGAGAACGCGACCAGCAGGGCGACTGGATGTCCCGTCCCTGGCCGGGCGCCCATCTCCCCACCATCCCCACGATGGCCGTGCTGTGCACGGAGGATCAGTTCTTCCCCGCGACCTTCATGAGGCGGCAGATCCGAGAACGACTGGGCATCGAGCCGATAGAGGTGCCCGGCGGGCACTACGCGACGCTCAGCCACCCCGATGCGGTGGCTGAAGCGCTGAACGCCTTCGCGGTCGAGACCGTCATCACTAGCGTGGGGGAATGA
- a CDS encoding reverse transcriptase family protein, giving the protein MTEAATVASRVLARKPRPSSSAVAAALADAFLAADVWATGQLIESGAYVMGARRRWLLPLVGDVMSAFVRPPHDAPRLLTSLIFNAPAFQEAVRKADERRSPLRVHHHVLSASASREMSGALPSIDSIRDLAALLALDIGQLQWFADTKHWNRRARPGPLHHYRYEWRTRPGRIPRLLEVPEQRLRRVQSTLLSSVLALIPANDAAHGFIPGRSAATGAARHIGSDAVISLDLTTFFARVTAGRVYGTLRQSGYSESVAHIITGLCTNAVPPWALAAMPSGGSPDERFALRRALATSHLPQGAPSSPMLANLAIRRLDSRLAGWAESVDATYTRYADDLAFSGGRALAKRADAFVRGAERIIEDEGHSVNARKTRVRRQGVRQTVTGIVVNQHVNISRSEYDRLKATIHNCVMHGPTSQNRRQIDDFRAHLLGRISWVESLNSSRGERLREEFARIRW; this is encoded by the coding sequence ATGACGGAGGCGGCGACGGTCGCATCGCGCGTGCTCGCGCGGAAGCCGCGTCCGTCGTCCTCCGCGGTCGCCGCGGCTCTGGCCGATGCGTTCCTCGCAGCAGATGTCTGGGCGACGGGTCAGCTGATCGAGTCCGGGGCATACGTCATGGGAGCGCGGCGCCGATGGCTCCTACCGCTCGTCGGCGATGTCATGAGCGCGTTCGTCCGCCCACCCCACGACGCCCCGCGTCTGCTCACCTCGCTGATCTTCAACGCCCCCGCATTCCAAGAGGCGGTCCGCAAGGCCGACGAGCGCCGCTCGCCACTTCGAGTGCACCATCACGTCCTCAGCGCTTCGGCGTCGCGCGAGATGTCCGGAGCGCTCCCCAGCATCGACAGCATCCGAGATCTCGCTGCCCTGCTCGCCCTCGACATCGGCCAGTTGCAGTGGTTCGCCGACACGAAGCACTGGAATCGGCGCGCGCGCCCCGGCCCCCTCCACCACTACCGCTACGAATGGCGCACGAGGCCGGGAAGGATCCCGCGACTGCTGGAAGTTCCGGAGCAGCGGCTTCGTCGTGTCCAGAGCACGCTGCTCTCGAGCGTGCTCGCCCTCATTCCGGCCAATGACGCAGCCCATGGCTTCATCCCCGGCCGAAGCGCTGCGACCGGGGCCGCGCGTCACATCGGGTCAGACGCGGTCATCTCCCTCGATCTCACGACGTTCTTCGCGCGAGTGACCGCAGGTCGCGTCTACGGCACGCTTCGCCAATCGGGCTATTCAGAATCCGTCGCGCACATCATCACCGGACTGTGCACCAACGCCGTCCCGCCGTGGGCACTCGCGGCGATGCCGTCGGGGGGATCGCCGGATGAGCGCTTCGCACTGCGCCGCGCTCTCGCCACGAGTCACCTCCCGCAAGGTGCACCGTCATCGCCGATGCTCGCGAACCTCGCCATCCGACGTCTCGACTCGCGCCTCGCCGGATGGGCGGAGTCCGTCGATGCGACATACACGCGATACGCCGACGACCTCGCGTTCAGCGGTGGACGTGCGCTCGCGAAGCGAGCGGATGCCTTCGTGCGCGGAGCGGAGCGGATCATCGAGGACGAGGGGCATTCGGTCAACGCGAGGAAGACGAGAGTCAGACGCCAGGGCGTCAGGCAGACCGTCACCGGAATCGTCGTCAACCAGCACGTCAACATCTCGAGATCCGAGTACGACCGGCTGAAGGCGACGATCCACAACTGCGTCATGCATGGCCCGACGAGCCAGAATCGTCGCCAGATCGACGACTTTCGCGCCCACCTGCTGGGGCGGATCTCGTGGGTCGAAAGCTTGAACAGCAGTCGAGGCGAGAGACTTCGTGAGGAATTCGCGCGCATCCGGTGGTAG
- a CDS encoding RNA-binding S4 domain-containing protein, which translates to MTNADQIDDVPIGGEVIRLGQFLKFSGLLDSGGNAKEVIIDGYVSVNGEEERRRGRQLHDGDLVTFEGRTVRVRP; encoded by the coding sequence ATGACGAACGCTGATCAGATCGACGACGTGCCCATCGGGGGCGAGGTCATCCGCCTCGGACAGTTCCTCAAGTTCTCCGGCCTGCTCGACTCCGGCGGAAACGCCAAGGAGGTCATCATCGACGGCTACGTCTCCGTCAACGGCGAAGAGGAGCGCCGCCGCGGGCGGCAGCTGCACGACGGCGATCTCGTCACGTTCGAGGGACGGACGGTTCGCGTTCGGCCCTGA
- a CDS encoding class I SAM-dependent methyltransferase — protein MTDARPVRWNNNIHYHRRILDAVPAGARTALDFGTGNGLLAADLHARVPDVTGIDIDAAVLESARSEDPGVRWIQGDVMSHPFPPASFDVVASVATVHHLPDLDKTLLRLAELTAPGGVLAVVGLARSSGPIDFLYDLAGLVQQNGYSRRHGIWEHSAPIVWPPPHTYAEVRRSARTVLPGATWSRLAMWRYLVVWHKPVA, from the coding sequence ATGACGGATGCGCGGCCGGTGCGGTGGAACAACAACATCCACTATCACCGTCGTATCCTCGATGCGGTGCCGGCAGGGGCGCGAACAGCGCTCGACTTCGGCACAGGGAACGGCCTGCTTGCCGCCGACCTGCATGCGCGTGTGCCCGACGTGACCGGAATCGACATCGATGCCGCAGTGCTGGAATCCGCACGGTCAGAGGATCCGGGTGTGCGCTGGATCCAGGGCGACGTGATGAGTCATCCGTTTCCGCCCGCGTCGTTCGATGTGGTCGCCTCAGTGGCCACCGTTCATCATCTGCCGGACCTCGACAAGACGCTCCTCCGCCTGGCTGAGCTCACCGCCCCGGGTGGGGTGCTGGCCGTGGTGGGGCTGGCGAGGTCGTCGGGGCCGATCGACTTCCTCTACGACCTCGCCGGGCTCGTGCAGCAGAACGGCTACAGTCGCCGCCACGGCATCTGGGAGCATTCGGCGCCGATCGTGTGGCCGCCTCCGCACACATATGCCGAGGTGCGCCGCAGCGCCCGCACCGTGCTGCCGGGCGCCACCTGGTCACGACTGGCGATGTGGCGCTATCTGGTGGTCTGGCACAAGCCGGTGGCCTGA
- a CDS encoding RNA polymerase sigma-70 factor, producing MRTEDLDDAVEIFAAHRRRLFGIAYRMLGTVADAEDIVQETWIRWQNTDRTGVLEPAAFLATIATRLSINVLQSAHTQRETYIGPWLPEPVNTDDDPALGAERAEALQFAILLTLEKLTPTERAAYILREAFDYPYPRIAEVISSTVVSARQLVSRARSHLESTRRMTVEPSDQRRLLEAFLIAAQKGDAQELESLFAADVVSYTDGNGVKLAARIPVIGRGRVAKFVAAFSHHFWTGKSIGWVQVNGQPAATLIEDGVVTTMVTVTTSSDGILQLLWVMSPPKLRHFAAVGS from the coding sequence ATGCGAACCGAGGACCTCGACGACGCGGTGGAGATCTTCGCCGCGCATCGACGACGCCTGTTCGGAATCGCCTACCGGATGCTGGGTACGGTGGCCGATGCGGAGGACATCGTTCAGGAGACGTGGATCCGGTGGCAGAACACCGACCGGACGGGAGTTCTCGAGCCTGCGGCCTTCCTGGCGACGATCGCGACGAGGCTTTCGATCAATGTCCTGCAGTCCGCTCACACGCAGCGCGAGACGTACATCGGTCCCTGGCTCCCTGAGCCGGTGAACACGGACGACGACCCTGCCCTCGGAGCAGAGCGCGCCGAGGCGCTGCAGTTCGCGATCCTGCTGACCTTGGAGAAGCTCACTCCGACCGAGCGGGCCGCCTATATCCTCCGCGAGGCCTTCGATTACCCGTATCCGCGTATCGCCGAGGTGATCTCGTCCACTGTCGTCAGCGCCAGACAACTGGTCAGCAGAGCGCGCTCGCACCTGGAGTCCACTCGCCGCATGACGGTGGAACCATCCGACCAGCGTCGGCTGCTGGAGGCGTTCCTGATCGCAGCTCAGAAGGGCGACGCCCAGGAGCTCGAAAGCCTCTTCGCCGCCGATGTCGTGAGCTACACCGATGGGAACGGCGTGAAGCTCGCAGCCAGGATCCCCGTGATCGGGCGCGGCCGGGTGGCGAAGTTCGTCGCGGCGTTCTCCCACCATTTCTGGACCGGAAAATCGATCGGCTGGGTGCAGGTGAACGGTCAGCCAGCAGCCACGCTGATCGAGGACGGAGTGGTCACCACGATGGTGACGGTCACGACCTCGAGCGACGGCATCCTTCAGCTCCTCTGGGTGATGAGCCCGCCCAAGCTTCGGCATTTCGCCGCGGTCGGCTCATGA
- a CDS encoding SDR family oxidoreductase: MRITVIGGTGLIGARLVRTLQSAGHEIVVAARATGVNSYTGEGLEQALSGAEVVVDVSNSSYTDEAAAREFFYTSTMNLLSYGEAAGVRHHVALSVVGTDRLARAEGGYFIAKEQQERLISASQRPFSLVHATQFFEFIRNITDHAVRSGVVRVADVLVQPMAADDVAAAVAQTAVGEPIYGTVEFGGPEVFSLNELAVLDLRYRQDEREVVPDPLGTYFGAHLAHRDLLPEATATIASTRYHDWRIRNAAASRS, from the coding sequence ATGAGAATCACAGTCATCGGTGGAACCGGTCTGATCGGCGCCAGGCTCGTTCGAACTCTGCAATCGGCCGGTCACGAGATCGTCGTCGCGGCGCGGGCGACGGGCGTCAACTCCTACACCGGCGAGGGCCTGGAGCAAGCTCTGTCCGGCGCAGAAGTCGTCGTCGACGTCTCCAACTCGTCGTATACCGACGAGGCGGCCGCCCGCGAGTTCTTCTACACCTCCACCATGAATCTGCTCAGCTACGGTGAGGCCGCCGGCGTGCGCCATCACGTCGCGCTGTCGGTGGTCGGCACCGATCGTCTCGCCCGCGCCGAAGGCGGGTACTTCATCGCCAAGGAGCAGCAGGAACGTCTCATCTCGGCGTCGCAGCGACCGTTCTCGCTCGTGCACGCGACGCAGTTCTTCGAATTCATCCGGAACATCACGGATCATGCAGTGCGCAGCGGCGTCGTGCGGGTCGCCGACGTTCTCGTCCAGCCCATGGCCGCCGACGATGTCGCAGCAGCTGTCGCGCAGACGGCAGTCGGAGAGCCGATCTACGGCACGGTGGAGTTCGGCGGGCCGGAGGTCTTCAGTCTCAATGAGCTGGCCGTGCTCGATCTGCGGTACCGCCAGGACGAACGCGAGGTCGTCCCCGACCCGCTCGGCACCTACTTCGGAGCCCATCTGGCTCACCGTGATCTGCTGCCGGAGGCCACGGCCACGATCGCGTCGACCCGGTACCACGACTGGCGCATCCGGAACGCAGCCGCGTCGCGATCCTGA
- a CDS encoding SDR family oxidoreductase produces the protein MKMAKIVVIGGTGLIGSKVVAKLTEHGHEAVAASPNTGVNTLTGEGVAEVLTGANVVVDVSNSPSFAPDDVLEFFTTSTSNLLKAEAAAGINHHVALTIVGTNRPQSIPYFAAKVAQEKLIRESGIEYSLVHATQFFEFIGSIADISTEGDTVRLPGALIRPIAAEDVATAVARAAAGAPLGDVEIAGPEAFGMDEFIRRGLTFRGDSRTVVRDDDAPYYGAKIEERTLIPLDGAQIFETRLDEWLPLNPPRK, from the coding sequence ATGAAAATGGCAAAGATCGTCGTCATCGGAGGCACCGGCCTCATCGGCTCGAAGGTCGTCGCGAAGCTGACCGAGCACGGCCACGAGGCCGTCGCCGCTTCGCCCAACACGGGGGTCAACACCCTGACCGGAGAGGGCGTCGCCGAGGTCCTCACAGGGGCGAACGTGGTCGTCGACGTGTCCAACTCGCCGTCGTTCGCACCCGATGATGTCCTGGAGTTCTTCACCACCTCCACCAGCAATCTGCTCAAGGCTGAGGCCGCTGCCGGCATCAACCACCACGTCGCCCTCACGATCGTCGGCACGAACCGCCCGCAGAGCATCCCCTATTTCGCGGCGAAGGTCGCCCAGGAGAAGCTCATCCGCGAATCCGGCATCGAGTACTCGCTCGTGCACGCCACGCAGTTCTTCGAGTTCATCGGGAGCATCGCCGACATCTCGACCGAGGGCGACACTGTTCGCCTTCCCGGGGCGCTCATCCGGCCCATCGCCGCGGAAGACGTCGCCACTGCCGTGGCGCGTGCCGCGGCCGGCGCGCCGCTGGGCGATGTCGAGATCGCCGGACCCGAGGCGTTCGGCATGGACGAGTTCATCCGCCGAGGGCTGACGTTCCGCGGCGACTCCCGCACCGTCGTCCGCGACGACGATGCACCGTACTACGGCGCCAAAATCGAGGAACGCACGCTCATCCCACTCGATGGCGCGCAGATCTTCGAGACGCGGCTCGACGAGTGGCTGCCGCTCAACCCGCCTCGCAAGTAA
- a CDS encoding DNA glycosylase AlkZ-like family protein has product MTHQLTREQARRLAVRAQALDADRPGDVVEVAERLGAIKIDPTAVIASCEHTVLWSRIGWGYETSQLRKAVEDDRMLFEFDGAFRPMSLLPLMLPAMRRWPTHDRSREWLAANEQFRGEVLAHLRARGPLLAGDIPDTAQVRRAPDGWYGPNQAVHMLEFLMRQGEVAIARREGRQRVWDLAERVYPKDLPEYGDDEAARLLEERHLQAAGIVKPHRHWNGVGKETGQPAVVEGSRWKFRVDPVALAVLDDDPGGRVAFLNPYDGFLFDRARLTELFDFTYVLEQFKPKPQRKYGYFAHPILLGDRFAGLLDAEVDRERGMLRINAVHELTPFEPEEKDMVRAELTDLAGWLGVGVEDPW; this is encoded by the coding sequence GTGACGCATCAGCTGACGCGGGAGCAGGCGCGGCGGCTGGCGGTGCGCGCGCAGGCACTGGATGCCGACCGGCCGGGTGACGTCGTCGAGGTGGCCGAACGACTCGGTGCGATCAAGATCGATCCGACAGCCGTGATCGCGTCGTGCGAGCACACTGTGCTGTGGTCGCGCATCGGGTGGGGATACGAGACATCTCAACTGCGCAAAGCGGTCGAGGACGATCGGATGCTGTTCGAGTTCGATGGCGCGTTCCGGCCGATGAGCCTGCTGCCCCTGATGCTGCCCGCCATGCGCCGGTGGCCGACGCACGACCGCAGCCGCGAGTGGCTTGCGGCGAACGAGCAGTTCCGCGGCGAGGTGCTCGCACATCTACGTGCGAGGGGCCCGCTGCTGGCCGGCGACATCCCGGACACCGCGCAGGTCAGACGCGCACCCGATGGCTGGTACGGGCCGAACCAGGCGGTTCACATGCTGGAGTTCCTGATGCGGCAGGGCGAGGTCGCGATCGCGCGACGCGAGGGCCGCCAACGCGTGTGGGATCTGGCCGAGCGGGTGTACCCGAAGGATCTTCCGGAGTACGGCGATGACGAAGCGGCCCGCCTGCTCGAAGAGCGTCATCTGCAGGCCGCGGGAATCGTGAAACCGCACCGGCACTGGAACGGAGTGGGCAAGGAGACCGGCCAACCTGCGGTGGTCGAGGGCAGCCGGTGGAAGTTCCGCGTCGATCCGGTTGCGCTCGCCGTGCTTGATGATGATCCGGGCGGGCGGGTGGCATTCCTCAACCCCTACGACGGATTCCTGTTCGACCGCGCGAGGCTCACCGAGCTGTTCGACTTCACATATGTGCTGGAGCAGTTCAAGCCCAAGCCCCAGCGCAAGTACGGGTATTTCGCGCATCCGATCCTGTTGGGCGATCGATTCGCAGGCCTCCTCGATGCCGAAGTCGATCGCGAGCGCGGGATGCTGCGCATCAATGCCGTGCACGAACTCACGCCCTTCGAACCCGAAGAGAAGGACATGGTCCGCGCCGAGCTCACCGATCTGGCGGGATGGCTCGGCGTGGGAGTGGAAGACCCCTGGTGA
- the dacB gene encoding D-alanyl-D-alanine carboxypeptidase/D-alanyl-D-alanine endopeptidase — protein sequence MNGNGVRLVAGALALVVIAATAVACTADTSGQANETGLPDAALEVMNEPQYDNARWLISVSDLDTGEVLIDLDGDKMAEPASFVKTYSVGAAWLNWGPDHQIVTPVKRTGEIVGATLEGDLVLVGKGDFTLGGRTKPDGTVDYTNLDHNDANPLPGATLTTEDPLTGIDDLAAQVKASGIDTVTGDVIVDDRLFQGELAGEPITPIVVNQNLIDVLVTPGTAGEPATVEMTPAVAPWRVVGEIETVAAGEEASVSDPESSTRGEISIGGTIAADSEPVLKVFALEDPATFARTAFIEALGRAGVTVSSDPVAANSTAALADKDAVDALPSVAELESLPLAEQAKYVMKISYNRGAQTYVCLLAAEAGADDCSTGVGEVGRIWAEAGLDIEGASLVDGSGLNGNFVTPQNGVAIQAIMAERPDAEAWKATMPILGVDGSLAEVQAESPAAGHVFAKTGTLLGGDELNGRFRLNTKALGGVMETKSGRNLAFIIIMNQGFTSDIDGVFKANDDVGEVAASIQQHY from the coding sequence ATGAACGGCAACGGAGTCCGACTCGTGGCGGGAGCCCTCGCGCTCGTCGTCATCGCGGCGACGGCGGTAGCGTGCACGGCGGATACTTCCGGCCAGGCGAATGAGACCGGTCTTCCGGACGCGGCGCTCGAAGTCATGAACGAGCCGCAATACGACAACGCGCGCTGGTTGATCTCGGTTTCCGACCTCGACACGGGCGAGGTGCTCATCGACCTCGACGGTGACAAGATGGCCGAGCCCGCTTCATTCGTGAAGACCTACAGTGTCGGTGCCGCCTGGCTGAACTGGGGACCTGACCACCAGATCGTGACGCCAGTGAAACGCACTGGCGAGATCGTCGGGGCGACGTTGGAAGGCGACCTCGTACTCGTCGGCAAGGGCGACTTCACGCTGGGCGGCCGGACAAAACCGGACGGCACCGTCGACTACACGAATCTCGACCACAATGATGCCAACCCGTTGCCTGGCGCCACCCTCACGACCGAAGATCCTCTGACGGGCATCGATGACCTCGCTGCACAGGTCAAGGCGTCGGGCATCGACACTGTGACCGGCGATGTCATCGTCGACGACCGCCTCTTCCAAGGCGAATTGGCCGGAGAACCGATCACGCCGATCGTCGTCAACCAGAACCTGATCGATGTCCTGGTCACCCCCGGCACGGCGGGCGAGCCGGCGACGGTGGAGATGACGCCGGCCGTCGCTCCATGGCGGGTCGTCGGCGAAATCGAGACTGTGGCCGCTGGTGAGGAAGCGTCGGTCTCTGACCCGGAATCCTCGACGCGCGGAGAGATCTCGATCGGCGGCACGATCGCCGCCGACAGCGAGCCAGTGTTAAAGGTATTCGCGCTCGAGGATCCGGCCACCTTCGCTCGAACCGCCTTCATCGAAGCCCTGGGCAGGGCTGGTGTGACGGTGAGCAGTGACCCGGTCGCGGCGAACTCGACCGCTGCGCTCGCCGACAAGGATGCTGTGGACGCGCTGCCATCGGTGGCCGAACTCGAGTCGCTGCCGCTCGCCGAGCAGGCGAAGTACGTGATGAAGATCAGCTACAACCGTGGTGCTCAGACCTACGTCTGCCTTCTGGCCGCTGAAGCCGGAGCGGATGACTGCAGCACCGGCGTGGGTGAGGTCGGCCGAATCTGGGCCGAGGCGGGGCTCGACATCGAGGGTGCGTCCCTTGTGGACGGTTCGGGCCTGAACGGCAACTTCGTCACTCCGCAGAACGGCGTCGCCATCCAGGCGATCATGGCCGAGCGCCCCGACGCCGAGGCGTGGAAGGCGACCATGCCGATCCTCGGGGTCGACGGCTCGCTCGCGGAAGTGCAGGCCGAAAGCCCTGCTGCCGGCCATGTGTTCGCCAAGACCGGAACGCTGCTGGGCGGCGACGAACTCAACGGACGCTTCCGCTTGAACACCAAGGCGCTGGGCGGCGTCATGGAGACCAAGAGCGGGCGCAACCTGGCATTCATCATCATCATGAACCAGGGATTCACCTCCGACATCGACGGGGTGTTCAAGGCGAACGATGACGTGGGAGAGGTCGCCGCGAGTATCCAGCAGCACTACTGA